The following proteins come from a genomic window of Tepidiforma thermophila:
- a CDS encoding copper resistance CopC family protein — MRWLAAAAGGLAALGWFAAAFAHAEPERATPGDGAVLNTPPGEIVLVMTQEMARQAGANDIDVLDAQGNEVTREPAVIDPADRRRLSVRLPADLPPGEYVVRWKTLSAEDGDTATGELRFRVDPSAAPERGRELLKESMLGGGPTPAAVPPPAVTGGAGEVGWVLVAAVGAVLFVFGLGAGVVFSRRDT, encoded by the coding sequence ATGCGATGGCTTGCGGCCGCGGCTGGCGGGCTGGCCGCCCTGGGGTGGTTCGCCGCGGCATTCGCGCACGCGGAGCCGGAGCGGGCGACGCCGGGCGATGGGGCGGTACTGAACACGCCGCCGGGTGAAATTGTGCTGGTCATGACGCAGGAGATGGCCCGCCAGGCCGGGGCAAACGACATCGATGTGCTCGATGCCCAGGGGAACGAGGTGACACGTGAGCCGGCGGTCATCGACCCGGCGGACCGGCGCCGGCTCAGCGTGCGGCTGCCTGCGGACCTGCCCCCGGGCGAGTACGTCGTACGGTGGAAGACGCTGAGCGCAGAGGACGGGGACACGGCGACCGGCGAACTCCGCTTCCGGGTTGACCCGTCCGCGGCGCCAGAGCGAGGGAGAGAACTGCTGAAGGAGAGCATGCTGGGGGGCGGGCCGACGCCAGCGGCGGTGCCCCCACCCGCGGTAACCGGAGGGGCCGGCGAGGTAGGCTGGGTGCTGGTGGCAGCAGTCGGGGCGGTGCTGTTTGTGTTTGGCCTCGGGGCGGGGGTCGTGTTCAGCAGGCGGGATACATGA
- a CDS encoding acyl-CoA dehydrogenase family protein, with amino-acid sequence MDFRDTPEQAAWRAEVREFLEKERPKVDPDANPMELARERGGVLKEWRDKLAKKGWIAPAWPKEYGGAGLGVMEQFIMNEEFAEARAPQVGGMGVSMIGPTLIIHGNEEQKREHLGAILRGEVQWCQGYSEPGAGSDLASLQTRAVRDGDDFIINGQKIWTSGAHNADWMFMLARTDPDAPKHRGITYFLVDMKSPGITVRPLINMAGGHQFNEVFFEDVRVPARNVVGEVNRGWYIGTTTLDFERSSIGNAVGQRQTLEYYLRFWKEHRGQPVTASASAAFASEFADRWIEAATAKMLSYRVISIQAAGRVPNHEASIAKLFNTELSQRIARTAMKLLGTSALLTGREAPMKGRAPGSYLQTVSSTIAGGTSEIQRNIIATRGLGLPRG; translated from the coding sequence ATGGACTTCCGAGACACCCCCGAGCAGGCGGCATGGCGCGCCGAAGTGCGCGAGTTCCTTGAGAAGGAGCGGCCGAAGGTCGACCCGGATGCGAACCCGATGGAACTGGCACGCGAGCGGGGCGGCGTGCTGAAGGAGTGGCGCGATAAGCTCGCGAAGAAGGGGTGGATTGCACCTGCCTGGCCGAAGGAGTACGGCGGCGCCGGGCTCGGCGTGATGGAGCAGTTCATTATGAACGAGGAGTTCGCCGAGGCGCGGGCCCCGCAGGTCGGGGGCATGGGCGTTTCGATGATCGGCCCGACGCTCATCATCCACGGCAACGAAGAGCAGAAACGGGAGCACCTCGGGGCTATCCTGCGCGGCGAAGTGCAGTGGTGCCAGGGTTACAGCGAACCCGGCGCAGGCTCCGACCTTGCCAGCCTGCAGACCCGCGCGGTCCGCGACGGGGATGACTTCATCATCAACGGGCAGAAGATCTGGACCTCCGGGGCGCATAACGCGGACTGGATGTTCATGCTCGCCCGGACGGACCCGGACGCCCCGAAGCACCGCGGGATTACCTATTTCCTCGTTGATATGAAGAGCCCGGGGATCACCGTGCGGCCGCTGATCAACATGGCGGGCGGACACCAGTTCAACGAGGTGTTCTTCGAGGACGTGCGGGTGCCCGCCCGCAACGTGGTGGGGGAAGTCAACCGCGGGTGGTACATCGGGACAACGACGCTCGACTTCGAGCGTTCGTCGATCGGGAACGCGGTGGGCCAGCGCCAGACGCTGGAGTACTACCTGCGATTCTGGAAAGAACACCGCGGTCAGCCGGTGACGGCGAGCGCGAGCGCTGCTTTCGCATCCGAGTTCGCGGACCGCTGGATTGAAGCCGCGACGGCGAAGATGCTGAGCTACCGGGTGATCAGTATCCAGGCGGCGGGCCGGGTGCCGAACCACGAGGCCTCAATCGCAAAGCTGTTCAACACCGAGCTGAGCCAGCGGATTGCGCGGACCGCGATGAAACTGCTCGGGACCTCGGCACTGCTGACCGGTCGGGAGGCGCCGATGAAGGGCCGGGCCCCGGGGAGCTACCTGCAAACGGTGTCGTCGACCATCGCGGGCGGGACGAGCGAAATCCAGCGGAACATCATCGCGACCCGCGGGCTGGGCCTGCCGCGCGGCTGA
- a CDS encoding TIGR03617 family F420-dependent LLM class oxidoreductase: MKVGSGFGGTWLTAVPDQARHAEELGYDFASTPETQHDSILAATLAAYSTEKLEIQTSVTIAFPRSPTVLAMEAWDIQHLSKGRFVLGLGSQVKGHNQHRFSVDWPGAPATRMKEYIKMLHAVWDSFQDGKKPEFIGKYYHFTLMTPNFNPGPIPYPRPKVGLACVGDAMARVAGEVADVVMPHGFMTDKYMREVVLPNVAIGLKRSGRTWQDIEIAGGGFTVFGETESEIEQGLERLRQPISFYGSTRSYHEVFEVHGLKSLGMQLHELSLQGKWDEMQRVIPEEVLRVFAQTSTYDKLPEFVANHREYASRITLPLPASTPEQRERAKYIIEQVRKVQVPRVPRGLEDLSAIPDRPKATA; this comes from the coding sequence ATGAAAGTTGGTTCAGGTTTTGGCGGCACCTGGCTCACCGCCGTCCCCGACCAGGCCCGCCACGCCGAAGAGCTCGGCTACGACTTCGCCAGCACGCCCGAAACCCAGCACGACTCCATCCTCGCTGCCACCCTAGCGGCCTACTCCACCGAAAAGCTGGAAATTCAGACGAGCGTCACCATCGCCTTCCCCCGCAGCCCCACGGTCCTTGCCATGGAGGCCTGGGATATCCAGCACCTCAGCAAGGGCCGCTTCGTCCTCGGCCTCGGCTCGCAGGTGAAAGGGCATAACCAGCACCGCTTCAGCGTCGACTGGCCCGGCGCTCCGGCCACCCGCATGAAGGAGTACATCAAGATGCTCCATGCGGTCTGGGACTCCTTCCAGGACGGCAAGAAGCCGGAGTTCATCGGCAAGTACTACCACTTCACCCTCATGACCCCGAACTTTAATCCGGGGCCCATCCCCTACCCCCGCCCCAAGGTCGGCCTCGCCTGTGTCGGCGACGCAATGGCCCGCGTGGCCGGCGAAGTTGCCGACGTCGTCATGCCCCACGGCTTCATGACCGACAAGTACATGCGCGAGGTGGTCCTTCCGAACGTCGCCATCGGCCTGAAGCGCTCCGGGCGGACCTGGCAGGATATCGAAATCGCCGGAGGCGGCTTCACGGTCTTCGGCGAAACCGAGTCGGAGATCGAGCAGGGCCTCGAACGCCTCCGCCAGCCGATTTCGTTCTACGGTTCAACCCGCTCCTACCACGAAGTCTTCGAAGTCCATGGCCTGAAGAGCCTTGGCATGCAGCTGCACGAGCTCTCCCTGCAGGGCAAGTGGGATGAGATGCAGCGCGTCATCCCCGAGGAAGTTCTCCGCGTCTTCGCCCAAACCTCCACCTACGACAAACTGCCCGAGTTCGTGGCCAACCACCGCGAATACGCCTCGCGCATCACGCTGCCCCTCCCGGCCTCGACCCCCGAGCAGCGCGAGCGCGCGAAGTACATCATCGAGCAGGTCCGGAAGGTGCAGGTGCCCCGGGTCCCGCGCGGCCTCGAAGATCTCTCCGCCATCCCCGACCGGCCGAAAGCGACCGCCTGA